The Amycolatopsis jiangsuensis nucleotide sequence GACTGGGGCCGCATCGCCGCCGCGAACGCACTGTCCGATGTGTATGCGATGGGCGGTACCCCGGTCGTCGCGGTCAACCTTCTCGGCTGGCCCCGCGAGGTGCTGCCGTTCGAACTCGCCACCGAAGCCCTCCGCGGTGGTCTCGACGTGTGCGCCGAGGCCGGCTGCCACCTCGCCGGCGGGCACAGCGTCGACGACCCGGAACCCAAGTACGGACTGGCCGTGACCGGGGTCGCCGATCCGGATCACTTGCTGCGCAACGACTCCGGGCGACCCGGGGTGCCGCTCACGCTGACCAAGCCGCTGGGCGTCGGGGTACTGAACTCCCGGCACAAGGCGACCGGCGAACGGTTCGCGCACGCCATCGAGACCATGACGACCCTCAACGCCGCCGCCTCCGCCGCGGCGCTGGCCGAGGGCGCGGTCTGCGCCACCGACGTGACCGGTTTCGGCCTTCTCGGCCATCTCCACAAACTCGCGCGGGCCAGCGGGGTCACCGCACGGATCGATCCCGCGGCCGTGCCGTACCTGGAGGGCGCCCGCGAAGCTCTCGCGGCTGGGCACGTCAGTGGCGGCACCCGCCGGAATCTGGACTGGGTCCGCCCGCACACCGATCTCGCCCGGCTGCCCGAATCCGAAGCCCTGCTGCTGGCCGACGCGCAGACCTCCGGCGGCCTGCTCGTGGCCGGCGAGGTGCCCGGCTACCCGGTCATCGGCGAGCTGCTGCCGCGCGCGGAGTACACCGTGGTTGCGGGCTGAGTGGCCGATCACTGCCGGCGGCGGAACATGTGCACGTAGCGTTCGTCCTCCATCCGCTCGCGCAGCTGCGGATAGTGCAGTTCGAACGCCGGGCGTTCCGAACGGATCCGCGGCAGGTCGAGGAAATTGTGCCGCGGCGGCGGGCAGCTCGTGGCCCATTCGAGCGAGTTGCCGAACCCCCAGGGATCGTCCACTTCGACCTTTTCGCCGTACCGGTAGCTGCGCACGACGTTCCACAGGAACACCACCGTGGAAGCCCCGAGCACGAACGACCCGATGGTGGAAATGGTGTTCAGCAGGGTGAATCCGTCCGTGGACAGATAGTCGGCGTACCGGCGCGGCATCCCCTCCGCACCCAGCCAGTGCTGCACGAGGAAGGTCGCGTGGAAGCCGAGGAAGGTCGTCCAGAAATGCCATTTCCCGAGCCGTTCGTGCAGCATCCGGCCGGTCATCTTGGGAAACCAGAAGTAGATCCCGGCGAACGTGGCGAACACGATCGTGCCGAACAGCACGTAGTGGAAGTGCGCGACCACGAAGTACGTGTCGTGCACGTGGAAATCCAGCGCGGGCGCGGCGAGGATCACCCCGGTCAGCCCGCCGAGCAGGAAGGTGACCATGAACCCGACCGACCACAGCATCGGGGTCTCGAAGCTCAGCGAGCCCCGCCACATCGTGCCGATCCAGTTGAAGAACTTCATCCCGGTCGGCACGGCGATGAGGAAGGTCAGGATCGAGAAGAACGGCAGCAGTACGGCGCCGGTGGCGAACATGTGGTGCGCCCACACGGTCGCCGACAGCCCGGTGATCCCGATCGTCGCGAGCACCATGACCCGGTACCCGTACAGCGGTTTGCGGCTGAACACCGGGACAATCTCGGTGACGATGCCGAAGTAGGGCAGCGCGACGATGTAGACCTCCGGATGGCCGAAGAACCAGAACAGGTGCTGCCACAGGATCGCCCCGCCGTTGGCCGGATCGAACACGTGCGCGCCGAGCCGCCGGTCGGCCAGCAGCCCGAACAGCGCGGCGGTCAGGATCGGGAACGCGAGCAGGATCAGGATCGCGGTGAACAGGATGTTCCAGGTGAACAACGGCATCCGGAACATGGTCATCCCCGGCGCCCGCAGGCACAGGATCGTGGTGGTCATGTTGACCGCGCCGAGGATCGTGCCCAGTCCGGACACGATCAGCCCGGTGATCCACAGATCGGCACCGATCCCGGGCGAATGCATCGCCTCCGAAAGCGGGGTGTAGGCGGTCCAGCCGAAGTCCGGCGCGCCGGCGGGGGTGAGGAACGCCGCCAGCACGATCAGTCCGCCGAACAGGTACAACCAGTAGGAAAACGCGTTCAACCGGGGAAACGCGACATCGGGCGCGCCGATCTGCATCGGCAGCACGAAGTTGGCGAACCCGAACAGGTTCGGGGTCGCGTACAGCAGCAGCATGATCGTGCCGTGCATGGTGAACAGCTGGTTGTACTGCTCCTGGGAAAGGAACTGCAACCCCGGCTGGGCCAGTTCTCCACGCATGAGCAGCGCCAACGCACCACCGGCGAGGAAGAACCCCATCGAGGTGGTCAGGTACAGCAGGCCGATCTGTTTCGGATCGGTGGTCCGCGCGAGCGAGAGCAGGACCCCGCCCTTCTTGCCGCGGGGACGCACCGACGCCACCGCGGCGGGCCGGGACTTCAGCTCGGTCATCGCCCGTCCTCCCACACCGCGAGAATCCGCCCGGCAACCACCGGCCTGCCCGGGCCCACGGATGCGCGGGTAGCCCGGCGGGCAGTGCGTCAAACCCCCGGAGCGGACGGTCCGTGACGGCCTCCACGACAGAATCGGGCTCCGTCGAGGAGGCCTCCACGGACCTCGCGGGGGTCAGCCCTTGGCGATCCGGTCCAGCACCGTCCCGGTGAGGTCGAGGTGCTCGTCCACGCTGCGCGTCAGATAGGTGAGGTCGACGAAGGTGTGGTCGGGTTCCAGCGCCGGGACGACTTTCGCCAGCGACTCGGTGATCTGCTCCGGTGTGGTGCCGGGCGCCGCGTTCACCCGCAGTGCCACGCTGAGCGCTCCCGGGTCGCGGCCGGCTCGTTCGGCGTCGGCGCGGAGGGTGGCGAGGGTTCCGGTGAGGGCCTCCACCGGCGCCTGCTCGGGAATCGCCCAGACCGGCAGCCAGCCCGCCGCGCGTTCGGCGACCCGGCGCAGCGCCCGCTCGCCGAACCCGGCCAGGTGCACCGGCGGCGTGCGGACCGGTTTGAGCCCGACCCGTGACTCCGGGATCTCGTAGCCGACCCCCTGGTGCGCCACGAGGTCCCGGCTCCACCAGGTCTCCAGCAGGTCGAGCAGGTCGTCGAGACGCTTGCCCCGCTGCGCCATCGGGACGCCGACCGCGGAGTACTCGTCCGGCGACCAGCCGATGCCCAGGCCGGGCAGCAGCCGGCCGTTGCTCGCCACATCGATGCCGGTCAACAGCCGGGCCAGGTTCGCGGGCTGGTACTGGGTGGCGTTGATCGTGCTCGACCCGAGAATCGCCGTCTCGGTGACCGCGGCCGCGGTCGCGAGGGCGACGAACGGGTCTTGCGCCGTCCCGAACTCCTCGGGCATGCCGTCGTAGCCGGGATAGGACACCACCGGGGCGACCGGCGACAACAACCGGTCGCCGACCCAGAGACCGGCGGCCCCGGCCCGCTCGGCTTCGCGCGCGTACCGCGCGATCCCGCCCGGCTCGGCCGCCGCCGTGCCGAACACCGGAAGACTGAATCCCATCCGCATAGCGAAACTCCCTGGACACCCGAGTGGACCGGACTGGCCCTGCCGCCACTACTACCCGCTTTTGATTGTCCGTTCAACCAACTCGCCGGTCCGAAGGTGATCAGTACCGCGGGGAACGGCCCGGTTCCTACGGTGAGTGCTCACCACGGCCCCGGCGGGCCACCGGGTGTCACGAAAATTTCATCCCTCGCCCCTAGTTTCGGAAAAAATGACCTTCCCCGGACGAACGGACGGTGAGAGAAAGCGTGGACCTCACACGAAGGTGGCTGCCGGTGGCAGCGGTGCTGCTCCTGCTCGGCAGCCTGTTCACC carries:
- the selD gene encoding selenide, water dikinase SelD; protein product: MEYRLTQYAHGGGCACKIPPGELEEVVRGLTGRAPEHPAGELLVGLDHGDDAAAVRIAGGTALIATTDFFTPVVDDAYDWGRIAAANALSDVYAMGGTPVVAVNLLGWPREVLPFELATEALRGGLDVCAEAGCHLAGGHSVDDPEPKYGLAVTGVADPDHLLRNDSGRPGVPLTLTKPLGVGVLNSRHKATGERFAHAIETMTTLNAAASAAALAEGAVCATDVTGFGLLGHLHKLARASGVTARIDPAAVPYLEGAREALAAGHVSGGTRRNLDWVRPHTDLARLPESEALLLADAQTSGGLLVAGEVPGYPVIGELLPRAEYTVVAG
- the ctaD gene encoding aa3-type cytochrome oxidase subunit I; the protein is MTELKSRPAAVASVRPRGKKGGVLLSLARTTDPKQIGLLYLTTSMGFFLAGGALALLMRGELAQPGLQFLSQEQYNQLFTMHGTIMLLLYATPNLFGFANFVLPMQIGAPDVAFPRLNAFSYWLYLFGGLIVLAAFLTPAGAPDFGWTAYTPLSEAMHSPGIGADLWITGLIVSGLGTILGAVNMTTTILCLRAPGMTMFRMPLFTWNILFTAILILLAFPILTAALFGLLADRRLGAHVFDPANGGAILWQHLFWFFGHPEVYIVALPYFGIVTEIVPVFSRKPLYGYRVMVLATIGITGLSATVWAHHMFATGAVLLPFFSILTFLIAVPTGMKFFNWIGTMWRGSLSFETPMLWSVGFMVTFLLGGLTGVILAAPALDFHVHDTYFVVAHFHYVLFGTIVFATFAGIYFWFPKMTGRMLHERLGKWHFWTTFLGFHATFLVQHWLGAEGMPRRYADYLSTDGFTLLNTISTIGSFVLGASTVVFLWNVVRSYRYGEKVEVDDPWGFGNSLEWATSCPPPRHNFLDLPRIRSERPAFELHYPQLRERMEDERYVHMFRRRQ
- a CDS encoding TIGR03619 family F420-dependent LLM class oxidoreductase, encoding MGFSLPVFGTAAAEPGGIARYAREAERAGAAGLWVGDRLLSPVAPVVSYPGYDGMPEEFGTAQDPFVALATAAAVTETAILGSSTINATQYQPANLARLLTGIDVASNGRLLPGLGIGWSPDEYSAVGVPMAQRGKRLDDLLDLLETWWSRDLVAHQGVGYEIPESRVGLKPVRTPPVHLAGFGERALRRVAERAAGWLPVWAIPEQAPVEALTGTLATLRADAERAGRDPGALSVALRVNAAPGTTPEQITESLAKVVPALEPDHTFVDLTYLTRSVDEHLDLTGTVLDRIAKG